A stretch of Natator depressus isolate rNatDep1 chromosome 2, rNatDep2.hap1, whole genome shotgun sequence DNA encodes these proteins:
- the FANCD2OS gene encoding FANCD2 opposite strand protein, with product MAGGYQLWAPWSPLDESLQWLRGATPRPCTKHPFRAAPRGGCPQSAAADLEVQLCFQGLSLVLEPGATGPGLPAGEPRRSAALRKPQAVRLSGLDSVFGRLVTAQPPRWTGSFRVSERSAFCQVISPRQRWPRGLREPQVRVAVAMCRQMLRAILLLYAAYKKCAFALQHSR from the coding sequence ATGGCCGGCGGGTACCAGCTGTGGGCGCCCTGGTCGCCGCTGGACGAGTCCCTGCAGTGGCTGCGGGGCGCCACCCCCCGGCCGTGCACCAAGCACCCGTTCCGGGCGGCGCCGCGCGGCGGCTGCCCGCAGAGCGCGGCGGCcgacctggaggtgcagctctGCTTCCAGGGGCTCAGCCTGGTGCTGGAGCCGGGCGCCACGGGGCCCGGCCTGCCGGCGGGGGAGCCGCGCCGGAGCGCGGCGCTGCGCAAGCCCCAGGCGGTGCGGCTCAGCGGGCTGGACTCGGTCTTCGGGCGGCTGGTGACGGCGCAGCCCCCGCGCTGGACCGGCTCGTTCCGGGTGTCGGAGCGCTCGGCTTTCTGCCAAGTGATCAGCCCCCGGCAGCGCTGGCCCCGCGGCCTCCGCGAGCCGCAGGTCCGCGTGGCCGTGGCCATGTGCCGCCAGATGCTGCGCGCCATCCTGCTGCTCTACGCCGCCTACAAGAAGTGCGCCTTCGCCCTGCAGCACTCCCGCTGA